Genomic segment of Ignavibacteriales bacterium:
TGTTGTTTTTCCAAGTAACTTATTTGTAAATAATGAGTTAATGAGTTTTACTCGTTTAGTTAGAGTAAGAATAAATGTCACTTAATATTAACTTTTTAATATACACAATGACCATTTGTCATATTTTATGAAACAACTGCTAAGATAATTGTGTAATTGGAGGATTTGTGTTTAACATTGAAGAATTCGACATCAAACTAGATACTGACTACATAGGCAGAAATTTTATCTATAGTGATGAAGTAGATTCTACGAATAGTGTTCTTTTATCAAGTAAAGATTTTAATCAGAATGGAACTGTACTATTAGCAGAATATCAAAGCAAAGGACGCGGACGTAAAGATCGAGAATGGATCAGCAACAGCGGTCAAAATCTTACATTCTCAATTTTATTAAAAGGTGAAATCAAAGATCAAAAAATTAACTTAATTAATTTAAGTACAGCTGTTGCTGTTGCACAAGCAATTGAAAATCTTTTTCAACTGGATGTTGAACTTAAATGGCCGAATGATGTTCTTGTTCATAAAAAAAAGATTGCTGGAATTTTACTAGAATCCAGTTCTAAAGGAAATAAAATAAGTAGAGTTACTGTTGGAATCGGAATAAACGTTAATCAACCTAACTTTCCAGGGAAATTTGATATTGTCCCGACTTCAATCCGTAAAGAATTTCATTCGATTGTAAGCAGAGAAAAATTACTTAGTGAAGTATTAAACAATTTTGAAAAGTTAATTGATCAACTGGAACATTCTCATAAGAAGATATTGAACCAATGGCGCAACAGATGTAAGATGATAGGCGAAAGGATAAAAATTATTGAAGATGATAAAATTAGAACAGGAATTTTTGATGATATTGATGAGCATGGATTTCTTCTTCTGAAGCAGGCTGATAAAATTGAAAAAATC
This window contains:
- a CDS encoding biotin--[acetyl-CoA-carboxylase] ligase; amino-acid sequence: MFNIEEFDIKLDTDYIGRNFIYSDEVDSTNSVLLSSKDFNQNGTVLLAEYQSKGRGRKDREWISNSGQNLTFSILLKGEIKDQKINLINLSTAVAVAQAIENLFQLDVELKWPNDVLVHKKKIAGILLESSSKGNKISRVTVGIGINVNQPNFPGKFDIVPTSIRKEFHSIVSREKLLSEVLNNFEKLIDQLEHSHKKILNQWRNRCKMIGERIKIIEDDKIRTGIFDDIDEHGFLLLKQADKIEKIHYGDVSLR